A stretch of Hippoglossus hippoglossus isolate fHipHip1 chromosome 20, fHipHip1.pri, whole genome shotgun sequence DNA encodes these proteins:
- the xkr9 gene encoding XK-related protein 9 isoform X1, which translates to MLDSDSQYTRLRWLLTIVGLVLYVVDIGTDVGLALRHFGEKQYVWAGLTLLFVLAGLLVSQIFSFAWYRDDMKDGLTNPDGRGTVAGMSTGELVVLHIFGMGVVSRYYHLLKKGFKVVRMTPMCSTVEERREEHHSLFCVAADLSMLKLFEAFLESAPQLLLQLYILLDHCKGSVMQYLSMVFSFFNIAWALVDYRRCLRRSLPLIREMPSGLPTAIYLLYKLCTITSHILSYSLLLLLSSYSTVALVLLWLLMTTFTHLLHTNFCSSKSLELLYQAVVGVILTFTFFNVKGQDTKVLMTIYYIFHVLINVTAPVLLALLKPEQQTGPFLLPVGCLIVVGSVLGLGGLILYYAYLHPRGKWREADEVDGLGNETESMRRMRNFLHP; encoded by the exons ATGCTTGACTCAGACAGTCAGTACACGCGACTGCGATGGCTACTAACCATTGTTGGACTTGTCCTCTATGTGGTGGACATTGGGACAGACGTGGGACTGGCTCTGAGACATTTTGGTGAGAAACAATATGTCTGGGCTGGACTGACTCTCCTGTTTGTTCTGGCTGGACTGCTGGTGAGCCAGATCTTCAGCTTTGCCTGGTACAGGGACGACATGAAGGACGGGCTGACAAACCCAGACGGCAGAGGAACCGTGGCAGGCATGTCAACTGGTGAACTTGTTGTCCTGCACATATTTGGCATGGGAGTTGTCTCCAG GTATTACCACCTGCTGAAAAAGGGATTTAAAGTAGTTAGGATGACGCCAATGTGCAGCacggtggaggagaggagggaggagcacCACTCTCTGTTTTGTGTGGCTGCTGATCTGAGCATGCTCAAACTGTTTGAGGCTTTCCTGGAGAGTGCCCCCCAGCTCCTTCTACAACTCTACATACTGCTGGATCACTGTAAAGGCTCTGTTATGCAGT ATTTATCTATGGTCTTTTCCTTCTTCAATATCGCCTGGGCCCTGGTGGACTATCGCCGCTGCCTGCGCAGATCCCTCCCCCTTATCAGGGAGATGCCCTCAGGCCTCCCCACAGCAATCTACCTCCTGTACAAACTTTGCACCATCACCAGCCACATCCTCAGCTacagcctcctcctcttactGAGCTCTTACAGCACCGTGGCCCTCGTCCTCCTGTGGCTGCTCATGACAACCTTCACACACCTGCTTCACACCAACTTCTGCTCATCCAAAAGCCTCGAGCTCCTCTACCAGGCCGTCGTGGGAGTCATCCTCACCTTCACCTTTTTCAACGTCAAAGGACAGGACACAAAAGTGCTCATGACCATCTACTACATTTTCCACGTTCTCATAAACGTTACGGCTCCGGTCTTGCTGGCTCTGTTGAAGCCAGAACAGCAGACTGGCCCGTTTCTGCTGCCAGTCGGTTGTTTGATCGTTGTAGGGTCAGTGCTGGGCCTGGGGGGCCTCATACTGTACTACGCCTACCTGCATCCCAGGGGGAAGTGGCGCGAGGCAGATGAGGTGGACGGTCTGGGGAACGAAACTGAGAGCATGAGAAGAATGAGGAACTTTTTACATCCCTGA
- the xkr9 gene encoding XK-related protein 9 isoform X2 has translation MLDSDSQYTRLRWLLTIVGLVLYVVDIGTDVGLALRHFGEKQYVWAGLTLLFVLAGLLVSQIFSFAWYRDDMKDGLTNPDGRGTVAGMSTGELVVLHIFGMGVVSRYYHLLKKGFKVVRMTPMCSTVEERREEHHSLFCVAADLSMLKLFEAFLESAPQLLLQLYILLDHCKGSVMQCKFIYGLFLLQYRLGPGGLSPLPAQIPPPYQGDALRPPHSNLPPVQTLHHHQPHPQLQPPPLTELLQHRGPRPPVAAHDNLHTPASHQLLLIQKPRAPLPGRRGSHPHLHLFQRQRTGHKSAHDHLLHFPRSHKRYGSGLAGSVEARTADWPVSAASRLFDRCRVSAGPGGPHTVLRLPASQGEVARGR, from the exons ATGCTTGACTCAGACAGTCAGTACACGCGACTGCGATGGCTACTAACCATTGTTGGACTTGTCCTCTATGTGGTGGACATTGGGACAGACGTGGGACTGGCTCTGAGACATTTTGGTGAGAAACAATATGTCTGGGCTGGACTGACTCTCCTGTTTGTTCTGGCTGGACTGCTGGTGAGCCAGATCTTCAGCTTTGCCTGGTACAGGGACGACATGAAGGACGGGCTGACAAACCCAGACGGCAGAGGAACCGTGGCAGGCATGTCAACTGGTGAACTTGTTGTCCTGCACATATTTGGCATGGGAGTTGTCTCCAG GTATTACCACCTGCTGAAAAAGGGATTTAAAGTAGTTAGGATGACGCCAATGTGCAGCacggtggaggagaggagggaggagcacCACTCTCTGTTTTGTGTGGCTGCTGATCTGAGCATGCTCAAACTGTTTGAGGCTTTCCTGGAGAGTGCCCCCCAGCTCCTTCTACAACTCTACATACTGCTGGATCACTGTAAAGGCTCTGTTATGCAGTGTAA ATTTATCTATGGTCTTTTCCTTCTTCAATATCGCCTGGGCCCTGGTGGACTATCGCCGCTGCCTGCGCAGATCCCTCCCCCTTATCAGGGAGATGCCCTCAGGCCTCCCCACAGCAATCTACCTCCTGTACAAACTTTGCACCATCACCAGCCACATCCTCAGCTacagcctcctcctcttactGAGCTCTTACAGCACCGTGGCCCTCGTCCTCCTGTGGCTGCTCATGACAACCTTCACACACCTGCTTCACACCAACTTCTGCTCATCCAAAAGCCTCGAGCTCCTCTACCAGGCCGTCGTGGGAGTCATCCTCACCTTCACCTTTTTCAACGTCAAAGGACAGGACACAAAAGTGCTCATGACCATCTACTACATTTTCCACGTTCTCATAAACGTTACGGCTCCGGTCTTGCTGGCTCTGTTGAAGCCAGAACAGCAGACTGGCCCGTTTCTGCTGCCAGTCGGTTGTTTGATCGTTGTAGGGTCAGTGCTGGGCCTGGGGGGCCTCATACTGTACTACGCCTACCTGCATCCCAGGGGGAAGTGGCGCGAGGCAGATGA